In the genome of Dermacentor andersoni chromosome 3, qqDerAnde1_hic_scaffold, whole genome shotgun sequence, one region contains:
- the LOC126520866 gene encoding guanine nucleotide-binding protein subunit beta-like isoform X2 — protein sequence MEQDELEELKNELQLLNIKIKEGQQAAADKTFQEALKDIEKEAKFRIKQRRILKGHISKVTTAHFCGDSKKAVSGSLDGKLIIWDVFTGNKMRVIPLRSSWVMACAYDEQGNYVAVGGMDNMCTIYDLRGTSAKVRRELTGMDGYLSSVRFLGDSQVITGSGDTCVVLWDLERGQKVVTFEAHEGDVISLSLNPDKTTFVTGSVDNTARVTHTATSTLLLSRYELHRKVIQLPAALGHPREGMPSDVPRARGRREFGLFPHGRQRVRDGFRRQVVPAVRRAQRPAAQPLPEPARVVRLHELRTVAVRKAALRRRRRPRRPRLGHAVHA from the exons GAGCAGGACGAGCTTGAAGAACTCAAGAACGAATTACAATTGCTAAACATCAAGATCAAG GAAGGACAACAAGCGGCCGCGGACAAAACCTTCCAGGAAGCGCTCAAGGACATCGAGAAAGAGGCCAAGTTCCGGATCAAGCAACGTCGCATCCTCAAGGGACACATCTCCAAAGTGACCACGGCTCATTTCTGCGGGGACAGCAA GAAGGCGGTGTCAGGATCACTGGATGGCAAACTCATCATCTGGGATGTCTTCACGGGAAACAAA ATGCGCGTTATCCCGCTGCGCTCCAGCTGGGTGATGGCGTGTGCTTACGACGAGCAAGGTAATTACGTGGCCGTCGGAGGCATGGACAACATGTGCACAATCTACGACCTGCGTGGCACCAGCGCCAAGGTGCGACGCGAGCTGACCGGCATGGACGGATACTTGTCCAGCGTACGCTTCCTCGGAGACTCGCAGGTCATCACCGGCTCCGGGGACACATGCGT TGTCCTGTGGGACTTGGAAAGAGGCCAGAAAGTCGTGACATTCGAGGCCCACGAGGGAGACGTCATAAGTCTGTCGTTGAACCCCGACAAAACGACCTTCGTTACCGGATCCGTGGACAACACCGCACGGGTAACGCATACGGCGACTTCGACATTATTGCTCAGCCGTTATGAACTGCACAGGAAAGTAATTCAGCTACCTGCAG CTCTGGGACATCCGAGAGAAGGAATGCCGTCAGACGTTCCGCGAGCACGAGGCAGACGTGAGTTCGGTTTGT TTCCACACGGGAGGCAACGTGTTCGCGACGGCTTCCGAAGACAAGTCGTGCCGGCTGTTCGACGTGCGCAGCGACCAGCAGCTCAGCCGCTACCAGAACCCGCGCGAGTCGTCCGCCTTCACGAGCTGCGGACTGTCGCTGTCCGGAAGGCTGCTCTTCGCAGGCGCCGACGACCACGACGTCCACGTTTGGGACACGCTGTCCACGCGTAG